A genomic region of Mitsuaria sp. 7 contains the following coding sequences:
- a CDS encoding TIGR03013 family XrtA/PEP-CTERM system glycosyltransferase: MIRIFNHYLHRRTLVQVLFDLGLIVAAVFAVALSQGSSEHMVSFAASYGLSLAGGMFVINSASGLYSQSHKRSLTQSCARALFALLIGLPLAYGLFSLIPATVSHRDLLTTTAMLAVALVMVHRVYAAHSGAQGAGRTKILIFGSGHAALAVSESLRAADPHAQIVGFLPGPNEVDPQVPAHELLAAESLTDAAMRLGVDEIVVALSERRGGSMPLRQLLDCKLYGIRVVDLATYFEKTLAQIKISHVHAGWLIFGDGFNQGVMRSAVKRAFDLVSSLVLLVATAPIMAVTALLIKLESPGGIFYTQERVGLNGATFKVIKFRSMRNDAEKDGRPQWATKNDARVTRVGNFIRKVRIDELPQLINVLRGEMSMVGPRPERPFFVDELVAQIPYYAVRHSVKPGVTGWAQVRYEYGSTIEDSLEKLQYDLYYVKNHTLFLDLLIMLETVAVVLTGRGAR, translated from the coding sequence ATGATTCGAATTTTTAACCATTACCTCCATCGTCGGACCCTGGTCCAGGTGCTCTTCGACCTGGGCCTGATCGTCGCGGCGGTGTTCGCGGTCGCATTGAGCCAAGGCAGCAGCGAGCACATGGTGAGCTTCGCCGCGTCCTACGGCCTCTCGCTCGCCGGCGGCATGTTCGTCATCAACTCGGCGTCCGGCCTCTACTCCCAATCCCACAAGCGCTCGCTGACGCAGTCCTGCGCCCGCGCGCTCTTCGCGCTGCTGATCGGCCTGCCGCTGGCCTACGGCCTGTTCAGCCTGATCCCAGCGACCGTCTCCCACCGCGACCTGCTGACCACGACCGCCATGCTGGCCGTCGCGCTGGTCATGGTGCACCGCGTGTATGCCGCGCACTCCGGCGCGCAGGGCGCCGGCCGGACCAAGATCCTGATCTTCGGCAGCGGCCACGCCGCGCTGGCCGTGAGCGAAAGCCTGCGCGCCGCCGACCCGCATGCGCAGATCGTGGGCTTCCTGCCCGGCCCGAACGAGGTCGATCCTCAGGTGCCCGCACACGAACTGCTGGCCGCCGAGAGCCTGACCGACGCGGCGATGCGCCTGGGCGTGGACGAGATCGTCGTCGCGCTGTCCGAGCGCCGCGGCGGCAGCATGCCGCTGCGCCAGCTGCTGGACTGCAAGCTCTACGGCATCCGCGTCGTGGACCTGGCCACCTACTTCGAGAAGACGCTGGCGCAGATCAAGATCAGCCACGTCCATGCCGGCTGGCTGATCTTCGGCGACGGCTTCAACCAGGGCGTGATGCGCAGCGCCGTCAAGCGCGCCTTCGACCTGGTGTCCTCGCTGGTGCTGCTGGTCGCGACCGCGCCGATCATGGCCGTCACCGCGCTGCTCATCAAGCTGGAATCGCCCGGCGGGATCTTCTACACGCAGGAACGCGTGGGCCTGAACGGCGCGACCTTCAAGGTGATCAAGTTCCGCAGCATGCGCAACGACGCCGAGAAGGACGGCCGTCCCCAGTGGGCGACCAAGAACGACGCCCGCGTCACCCGCGTCGGCAACTTCATCCGCAAGGTCCGCATCGACGAGCTGCCGCAGCTGATCAACGTGCTGCGCGGCGAGATGAGCATGGTGGGTCCGCGCCCCGAGCGTCCGTTCTTCGTCGACGAGCTGGTCGCGCAGATCCCGTACTACGCGGTCCGCCACAGCGTGAAGCCGGGCGTGACCGGTTGGGCGCAGGTCCGCTACGAATACGGCTCGACCATCGAAGACTCCCTGGAAAAGCTTCAGTACGACCTGTACTACGTCAAGAACCACACGCTGTTCCTCGACCTGCTGATCATGCTCGAGACGGTGGCGGTGGTCCTGACGGGCCGGGGGGCGCGCTGA
- a CDS encoding branched-chain amino acid ABC transporter substrate-binding protein yields MQSKLNVIVGAIAIAASGAALAQDAVVKIGHVGPTSGAIAHLGKDNELGAKMAIDELNAKGVTIGGKKVKFELLAEDDAGDPKQGTAAAQKLVDSKVNGVIGHLNSGTTIPASKIYSDAGIPQISPSATNPKYTRNGYKTAFRVVADDVHLGGTLGKYAVTSLKGKSIAVIDDRTAYGQGVADEFEKGVKAAGGKVVGREFTNDKATDFTAILTSLKGKKPDVVFFGGMDAVAGPMLRQMKQLGIEAKFMGGDGICTAELPKLSAGTISDSQVVCAEAGGVEGESKKSLDAFKAKFKDKYKVEVQIYAPYVYDAVNVMVDAMVKAKSADPKVYLPVLAKTADYKGVTGTIAFDAKGDIKNGALTLYTYKGGNREQLAVVR; encoded by the coding sequence ATGCAATCCAAGCTGAATGTGATCGTGGGCGCAATCGCCATTGCCGCAAGCGGCGCCGCCCTGGCGCAGGATGCGGTGGTCAAGATCGGCCACGTGGGTCCCACCAGCGGCGCCATCGCGCACCTGGGCAAGGACAATGAACTGGGCGCCAAGATGGCCATCGACGAACTGAACGCCAAGGGCGTGACGATCGGCGGCAAGAAGGTCAAGTTCGAACTGCTGGCCGAAGACGACGCCGGCGATCCGAAGCAGGGCACCGCGGCCGCCCAGAAGCTCGTCGACTCCAAGGTCAACGGCGTCATCGGCCACCTGAACTCCGGCACGACGATCCCCGCGTCCAAGATCTACAGCGACGCCGGCATCCCGCAGATCTCGCCGTCGGCGACCAACCCCAAGTACACCCGCAACGGCTACAAGACGGCATTCCGCGTCGTGGCTGACGACGTCCACCTGGGCGGCACGCTGGGCAAGTACGCGGTGACCTCGCTGAAGGGCAAGTCCATCGCCGTCATCGACGACCGCACGGCCTACGGCCAGGGCGTCGCCGACGAGTTCGAGAAGGGCGTCAAGGCCGCCGGCGGCAAGGTCGTCGGTCGTGAATTCACCAACGACAAGGCCACGGACTTCACCGCCATCCTGACCTCCCTGAAGGGCAAGAAGCCCGACGTGGTGTTCTTCGGCGGCATGGACGCCGTCGCCGGCCCGATGCTGCGCCAGATGAAGCAGCTGGGCATCGAAGCCAAGTTCATGGGCGGCGACGGCATCTGCACGGCCGAACTGCCCAAGCTGTCCGCCGGCACCATCTCCGACAGCCAGGTCGTCTGCGCGGAAGCGGGCGGCGTGGAAGGCGAGTCGAAGAAGTCGCTGGATGCCTTCAAGGCCAAGTTCAAGGACAAGTACAAGGTCGAGGTGCAGATCTACGCCCCGTACGTCTATGACGCGGTCAACGTGATGGTCGACGCCATGGTCAAGGCCAAGTCCGCCGACCCGAAGGTCTACCTGCCGGTGCTGGCCAAGACGGCCGACTACAAGGGTGTGACCGGCACGATCGCCTTCGACGCCAAGGGCGACATCAAGAACGGCGCGCTGACGCTTTACACCTACAAGGGTGGCAACCGCGAGCAGCTGGCCGTCGTGCGCTGA
- a CDS encoding DNA polymerase III subunit chi, whose translation MTEVNFYTGVPDRQVYACRLLRKTQAAGLTVGIWGPMRLLERLDQTLWTFDPGEFLPHLLLRADTPAPLRERTPILLSDQLDALAGCQVLLNFEPGVPPGLERFERVLELVSTDAEQVAAGRGRFKAYKALGLTLNHHVMSA comes from the coding sequence GTGACGGAAGTCAACTTCTATACCGGCGTGCCCGACCGCCAGGTCTACGCCTGCCGCCTGCTGCGCAAGACGCAGGCGGCCGGGTTGACCGTCGGCATCTGGGGACCGATGAGATTGCTGGAGCGGCTGGACCAGACGCTCTGGACCTTCGACCCGGGCGAATTCCTCCCGCACCTGCTGCTGCGCGCCGACACCCCGGCGCCGCTGCGGGAGCGCACGCCCATCCTGCTCTCGGACCAGCTCGATGCGCTGGCCGGGTGCCAGGTCTTGCTCAATTTCGAGCCCGGCGTGCCGCCAGGGCTCGAACGCTTCGAGCGCGTGCTGGAGCTGGTCTCCACCGACGCCGAGCAGGTCGCCGCGGGACGAGGCCGGTTCAAGGCCTACAAGGCGCTCGGTCTGACGCTGAATCACCACGTGATGTCGGCCTGA
- a CDS encoding leucyl aminopeptidase, whose protein sequence is MDFRSQLVSLDALSSHGADALVLVVAGDSLPASLDKTVTALVKDAVKLGDFELKAGQVLSLVRPAGLKAPRLIVAASGASLKAARAALGAALGQLKGKGAAGASVAYAGFGAELTESLAEQTVLAALEATYVYRETKPSAPAASKLTKIALLHGKDDVKAVKAGLTRGQAIGAGIAVARECANLPPNIATPAYLADQTKALAKSHGIKVEVLDQKGIEKLGMGSFLSVAKGSDVPPRFIVAKYEGAAKTQAPVVLVGKGITFDSGGISLKPGAGMDEMKFDMGGAASVLGTLRAVVELKPKINLVVLIAACENMPSARAVKPGDVVTSMSGQTIEILNTDAEGRLILCDALTYAERFKPAAVVDVATLTGACVIALGGVRSGMYASDDELAAALSAAGETALDPCWRLPLDDDYADGLKTNFADVANVAGREGGSITAAKFLQRFASKYRWGHLDIAGTAWKGGGAKGATGRPVGLLTHFVLSQVR, encoded by the coding sequence ATGGACTTCCGCTCTCAGCTCGTTTCCCTCGACGCCCTGTCGTCGCACGGCGCTGACGCCCTCGTGCTGGTCGTCGCGGGCGACAGCCTGCCGGCCTCGCTCGACAAGACCGTCACCGCGCTGGTCAAGGATGCCGTCAAGCTCGGCGACTTCGAGCTGAAGGCGGGTCAGGTCTTGTCCCTGGTCCGTCCCGCCGGCCTGAAGGCCCCCAGACTGATCGTTGCCGCCAGCGGCGCGTCGCTGAAGGCCGCCCGCGCCGCGCTGGGCGCCGCGCTGGGCCAGCTCAAGGGCAAGGGCGCCGCCGGCGCCTCCGTGGCCTACGCCGGTTTCGGCGCCGAGCTGACCGAGTCCCTGGCCGAGCAGACCGTGCTCGCCGCGCTGGAAGCCACCTACGTCTACCGCGAGACCAAGCCCAGCGCGCCCGCCGCGTCCAAGCTGACGAAGATCGCCCTGCTGCACGGCAAGGACGACGTGAAGGCGGTCAAGGCCGGCCTGACCCGCGGCCAGGCGATCGGCGCCGGCATCGCCGTCGCGCGCGAGTGCGCCAACCTGCCGCCCAACATCGCCACGCCGGCCTACCTGGCCGACCAGACCAAGGCCCTGGCCAAGAGCCACGGCATCAAGGTCGAGGTCCTGGACCAGAAGGGCATCGAGAAGCTGGGCATGGGCTCCTTCCTGTCGGTGGCCAAGGGCTCCGACGTGCCGCCGCGTTTCATCGTCGCCAAGTACGAAGGCGCCGCCAAGACGCAGGCGCCGGTGGTGCTGGTCGGCAAGGGCATCACCTTCGACTCGGGCGGCATCTCGCTGAAGCCGGGCGCCGGCATGGACGAGATGAAGTTCGACATGGGCGGCGCCGCCTCCGTGCTGGGCACGCTGCGCGCCGTGGTCGAGCTCAAGCCCAAGATCAACCTGGTCGTGCTGATCGCCGCCTGCGAGAACATGCCCAGCGCCCGCGCCGTCAAGCCGGGTGACGTGGTCACCTCGATGTCGGGCCAGACCATCGAGATCCTGAACACCGACGCCGAAGGTCGCCTGATCCTGTGCGACGCGCTGACCTACGCCGAGCGCTTCAAGCCCGCGGCCGTCGTGGACGTCGCGACGCTGACCGGCGCCTGCGTGATCGCGCTGGGCGGCGTGCGCTCCGGCATGTACGCGAGCGACGATGAGCTGGCCGCCGCGCTGAGCGCCGCCGGCGAGACGGCGCTGGACCCGTGCTGGCGCCTGCCGCTGGACGACGACTACGCGGACGGCCTGAAGACCAACTTCGCCGACGTGGCGAACGTCGCCGGCCGCGAGGGCGGTTCCATCACCGCCGCGAAGTTCCTGCAGCGCTTCGCCTCCAAGTACCGCTGGGGTCACCTGGACATCGCCGGTACCGCCTGGAAGGGCGGCGGCGCCAAGGGGGCCACCGGTCGTCCGGTCGGCCTGCTGACGCACTTCGTGCTGTCGCAGGTCCGCTGA
- the lptF gene encoding LPS export ABC transporter permease LptF, translated as MLFDSTVRKELARSFGLAFVVILTIVVTMLLVRSLGMAAKGTVAPQHVLLSLGYLALAQLPVMLSLSLFVAVVMSLGRMYKESEMTIWFASGLGLTRFVRPVLTMASPVLVVVAVLMTIVWPWSNDNSAQLRAQFEQRSDLSRVAPGQFQTSNDGSRVFFIERDPTDEAAARNVFIMNNTEHLESVTTSARGALQYKDNQRVLVLDHGQRNDVDQRNGDKSVARFQQYQVVVDEEVMRVGGTRPPKSRPTLDLLVERTPQNDGELAWRFGMILGCVNLVLLGIGISATNPRRASNWNLLFALLAFIVYFNLINLTQTWVVAGKMKLGPALLALHGGAFLVTLLLLLWREQGARLGAPRSGVLPAPPENPAYAETTFAAPPAGVVIAPASMSTSTPGVPT; from the coding sequence ATGTTATTCGATTCAACCGTACGCAAGGAACTGGCCCGCAGTTTCGGATTGGCCTTCGTGGTCATCCTGACCATCGTCGTGACGATGCTCCTGGTGCGCTCGCTCGGCATGGCGGCCAAGGGCACCGTGGCCCCGCAGCACGTGCTGCTGTCGCTGGGATATCTGGCCCTCGCCCAGTTGCCGGTGATGCTGAGCCTGTCGCTGTTCGTCGCCGTCGTCATGTCGCTGGGGCGCATGTACAAGGAATCGGAGATGACCATCTGGTTCGCCAGCGGCCTGGGCCTGACGCGCTTCGTGCGGCCGGTGCTGACGATGGCCTCGCCGGTGCTGGTCGTCGTGGCGGTGCTGATGACCATCGTCTGGCCCTGGAGCAACGACAACAGCGCCCAGCTGCGCGCGCAGTTCGAGCAGCGCAGCGACCTGTCCCGCGTCGCGCCCGGCCAGTTCCAGACCTCCAACGACGGCTCGCGCGTGTTCTTCATCGAACGCGACCCGACCGATGAAGCCGCCGCGCGCAACGTCTTCATCATGAACAACACCGAGCACCTGGAGTCGGTCACGACCTCGGCGCGCGGCGCGCTGCAGTACAAGGACAACCAGCGCGTGCTGGTGCTGGACCACGGCCAGCGCAACGACGTCGACCAGCGCAACGGCGACAAGTCGGTGGCGCGGTTCCAGCAGTACCAGGTCGTCGTCGACGAGGAGGTGATGCGCGTCGGCGGCACCCGCCCGCCCAAGTCGCGTCCGACGCTGGACCTGCTGGTCGAGCGCACGCCCCAGAACGACGGCGAACTGGCCTGGCGCTTCGGCATGATCCTGGGCTGCGTCAACCTGGTGCTGCTGGGGATCGGCATCTCGGCGACGAATCCGCGCCGCGCCAGCAACTGGAACCTGCTGTTCGCGCTGCTGGCGTTCATCGTCTACTTCAACCTGATCAACCTGACCCAGACCTGGGTGGTGGCCGGCAAGATGAAGCTGGGGCCGGCGCTGCTGGCCCTGCATGGCGGCGCCTTCCTGGTGACGTTGCTGCTGCTGCTCTGGCGCGAACAGGGCGCGCGCCTGGGCGCCCCGCGCAGCGGCGTGCTGCCGGCCCCGCCCGAGAACCCGGCCTACGCCGAGACGACCTTCGCCGCGCCCCCGGCCGGCGTGGTGATCGCGCCGGCGTCGATGTCCACCTCCACGCCGGGAGTGCCCACATGA
- the lptG gene encoding LPS export ABC transporter permease LptG, translating to MRTVRRLLYRDILSSFTLVMAGFLALFFFLDFIDDLDRFQRLGLGIGLAVWSSLLKLPGRFYELMPIAVLIGTIFSMARLAQSSEFTILRTGGLGPQRALGLLSVMALAFAVLAFVVGDFVNPWADRQAQLLKSSATGGVTNAQGAWMKDRIGDYSYAVHVGRARANGAMEDVLVFEFDSKGAMATRLTAKNATVDPTGRWLMNDVQLMQWSRTRTPLNGAALVAPQHADPAAPQDRLAENPAVREILLPKYEWQSQLPSGVVAAAVQPTWNMSTLELYRYTRHLSSQEQSSAQPEIQFWRKAFYPFACMVMVALALPFAYLHFRSGGISVKVFGGIMLGISFVVLNAITGHLGLLRDWTPWLVASAPSLLYLGISMGAFYWLVRYR from the coding sequence ATGAGAACCGTCCGGCGGCTGCTGTACCGCGACATCCTGAGCTCCTTCACCCTGGTCATGGCCGGGTTCCTGGCGCTGTTCTTCTTCCTGGACTTCATCGACGACCTGGACCGCTTCCAGCGCCTGGGCCTGGGCATCGGGCTGGCGGTCTGGTCCAGCCTGCTGAAGCTGCCGGGCCGCTTCTACGAGCTGATGCCCATCGCCGTGCTGATCGGCACCATCTTCAGCATGGCGCGGCTGGCGCAGTCCAGCGAGTTCACCATCCTGCGCACGGGCGGCCTCGGTCCGCAGCGCGCGCTGGGCCTGCTGAGCGTGATGGCGCTGGCCTTCGCGGTGCTGGCCTTCGTCGTGGGCGACTTCGTCAACCCCTGGGCGGACCGGCAGGCGCAACTGCTCAAGTCCAGCGCCACCGGCGGCGTCACCAACGCCCAGGGCGCCTGGATGAAGGACCGCATCGGCGACTACAGCTACGCGGTGCATGTCGGCCGGGCCCGCGCCAACGGCGCGATGGAGGACGTCCTGGTCTTCGAGTTCGACAGCAAGGGCGCGATGGCCACGCGGCTGACCGCCAAGAATGCGACCGTCGACCCGACCGGCCGCTGGCTGATGAACGACGTGCAGCTGATGCAGTGGTCGCGCACGCGCACGCCGCTGAACGGCGCCGCGCTGGTCGCGCCGCAGCACGCGGACCCGGCGGCGCCGCAGGACAGGCTCGCCGAGAACCCGGCGGTGCGCGAGATCCTGCTGCCCAAGTACGAATGGCAGAGCCAGCTGCCTTCGGGCGTGGTGGCCGCGGCCGTCCAGCCGACCTGGAACATGTCCACGCTGGAGCTCTACCGCTACACGCGCCACCTGTCCTCGCAGGAGCAGTCGTCGGCGCAGCCCGAGATCCAGTTCTGGCGCAAGGCCTTCTATCCCTTCGCGTGCATGGTGATGGTGGCGCTGGCGCTGCCCTTCGCCTACCTGCACTTCCGCTCGGGCGGCATCAGCGTAAAGGTCTTCGGCGGGATCATGCTGGGCATCAGCTTCGTGGTGCTGAACGCGATCACCGGCCACCTGGGCCTGCTGCGCGACTGGACGCCATGGCTCGTCGCCTCGGCACCGAGCCTGCTGTACCTGGGCATCTCGATGGGCGCGTTCTACTGGCTGGTGCGGTATCGATGA
- a CDS encoding sirohydrochlorin chelatase has translation MDGLLLFAHGARDPAWAGPFQAIAAALQTQRPDLPIALAYLELMAPDLATAAGALVAVGCTRIQIVPMFLGASGHVRRDVPPLVESLRAAHPGVLFVLHDAIGEQPSVIRAMAGATLDLISAVTLPANPLDPATPTVLPES, from the coding sequence ATGGACGGCCTGCTGCTCTTCGCCCACGGGGCCCGCGATCCGGCCTGGGCCGGCCCGTTCCAGGCCATCGCCGCGGCGCTGCAGACGCAGCGCCCGGACCTGCCGATCGCCCTGGCCTACCTGGAGCTGATGGCGCCCGACCTGGCCACCGCCGCCGGCGCGCTGGTCGCGGTCGGCTGCACGCGCATCCAGATCGTGCCGATGTTCCTCGGCGCCAGCGGCCATGTGCGCCGCGACGTGCCGCCGCTGGTGGAGTCGCTGCGCGCCGCGCATCCCGGCGTGCTGTTCGTGCTGCACGACGCCATCGGCGAGCAGCCCTCGGTGATCCGCGCGATGGCGGGCGCGACGCTGGACCTGATCTCGGCCGTCACGCTCCCCGCCAACCCCCTCGACCCCGCCACGCCGACCGTGCTTCCCGAGTCTTGA
- a CDS encoding CysB family HTH-type transcriptional regulator, protein MNLHQFRFVQEAARRNLNLTETAKALYTSQPGVSKAILELEEELGVDIFSRHGKRLRSITEPGRQVLKSIEIIMREVGNLKRIGEEYSKQDVGTLSIATTHTQARYVLPTPVTQLRKQFPQVNIGLHQGSPDQVAKMLIDETADVGLATESLSQFEELVTLPAYEWQHVLVMRAEHPLAQLERIDLEHLAAQPLVSYHPSFTGRTRIDRAFAQRQLKPNIVLEAIDSDVIKTYVRLGLGVGIVAEMAVREDPPGGELVSRPLGHLLGQNVARIAFKRGAYLRNYVYSFAELLSDRLNRTLLQRAMSGEASDYDL, encoded by the coding sequence ATGAACCTGCACCAGTTCCGCTTCGTCCAAGAGGCCGCGCGCCGCAACCTCAACCTGACCGAGACGGCCAAGGCGCTGTACACCTCGCAGCCGGGCGTCTCCAAGGCGATCCTGGAGCTCGAGGAAGAGCTCGGCGTCGACATCTTCTCGCGCCACGGCAAGCGGCTGCGCAGCATCACCGAGCCCGGACGCCAGGTGCTGAAGTCCATCGAGATCATCATGCGCGAGGTCGGCAACCTCAAGCGCATCGGCGAGGAGTACTCCAAGCAGGACGTCGGCACCCTGTCGATCGCCACGACCCACACGCAGGCGAGATACGTGCTGCCCACGCCGGTCACGCAGCTGCGCAAGCAGTTCCCGCAGGTCAACATCGGCCTGCACCAGGGCAGCCCCGATCAGGTCGCGAAGATGCTGATCGACGAGACCGCCGACGTCGGCCTGGCGACCGAGTCGCTGTCGCAGTTCGAGGAGCTCGTCACCCTGCCCGCCTACGAATGGCAGCACGTGCTGGTGATGCGCGCGGAGCATCCCCTCGCGCAGCTCGAACGCATCGACCTCGAACACCTGGCCGCGCAGCCGCTGGTCTCCTACCACCCGAGCTTCACCGGCCGCACCCGCATCGACCGCGCCTTCGCGCAACGCCAGCTCAAGCCCAACATCGTGCTGGAGGCCATCGACTCCGACGTCATCAAGACCTACGTGCGGCTGGGCCTGGGCGTGGGCATCGTGGCCGAGATGGCGGTGCGCGAAGACCCGCCCGGCGGCGAACTCGTCTCGCGCCCGCTCGGTCACCTGCTGGGCCAGAACGTCGCGCGCATCGCCTTCAAGCGCGGCGCCTACCTGCGCAACTACGTCTACAGCTTCGCCGAACTGCTGTCCGACCGCCTCAACCGCACGCTGCTGCAGCGGGCCATGAGCGGCGAGGCCAGCGACTACGATCTGTGA
- a CDS encoding pyridoxal phosphate-dependent aminotransferase has translation MRVHTPVPASRLPQLGVTVFSVMSALAQQHQAVNLGQGFPDFEGDPALLDAVDAAMRAGHNQYPPMPGVPALRQAIAAKIETLYGHAYNPDTEITVTAGATQAILTALLAIVHPGDEVVVLEPAYDSYAPNIALAGGVMVPVPLDPASFRPDFDRIRAALTPRTRAIMINSPHNPSGAVWSADELRQLAELLDGTEVLVISDEVYEHMVYDGQTHQSVSRLPELAARSFVVSSFGKTYHVTGWKVGYVTAPAPLTAEFRKVHQYNVFTVNSAMQHGIAAYMRDPSPYLGLSDFYQRKRDRFRAGLAGSAFVLRPCPGSYFQCVDYSALPAAQAAMGDMEISQWLTREIGVAAIPLSAFYSGGSDAKVIRFCFAKKDETLDLALERLKKL, from the coding sequence ATGCGCGTTCACACTCCCGTTCCCGCGAGCCGCCTGCCCCAACTGGGCGTGACGGTGTTCAGCGTCATGTCGGCGCTGGCGCAACAGCACCAGGCCGTCAACCTGGGCCAGGGCTTCCCGGACTTCGAAGGCGATCCGGCGCTGCTGGACGCCGTCGACGCCGCGATGCGCGCCGGCCACAACCAGTACCCGCCGATGCCCGGCGTGCCCGCGCTGCGCCAGGCGATCGCCGCGAAGATCGAAACGCTCTACGGCCACGCCTACAACCCCGACACCGAGATCACCGTCACCGCCGGCGCGACGCAGGCGATCCTGACGGCGCTGCTCGCCATCGTGCATCCGGGCGACGAGGTCGTCGTGCTGGAGCCCGCCTACGACAGTTACGCGCCCAACATCGCGCTGGCCGGCGGCGTGATGGTGCCGGTGCCCCTGGATCCGGCCAGCTTCCGTCCCGACTTCGACCGCATCCGCGCCGCGCTGACGCCGCGCACCCGCGCGATCATGATCAACAGCCCGCACAACCCGAGCGGCGCCGTGTGGAGCGCGGACGAACTGCGCCAGCTCGCCGAGCTGCTCGACGGCACCGAGGTGCTGGTGATCAGCGACGAGGTCTACGAGCACATGGTCTACGACGGCCAGACCCACCAGAGCGTCTCGCGCCTGCCGGAGCTGGCGGCGCGCAGCTTCGTCGTGTCGAGCTTCGGCAAGACCTATCACGTGACCGGCTGGAAGGTCGGATACGTCACCGCGCCGGCGCCGCTGACGGCGGAGTTCCGCAAGGTGCACCAGTACAACGTGTTCACGGTGAACTCGGCGATGCAGCACGGCATCGCGGCCTACATGCGCGACCCGTCGCCCTACCTGGGCCTGAGCGACTTCTACCAGCGCAAGCGCGACCGCTTCCGCGCGGGACTGGCGGGGTCAGCTTTTGTCTTGCGCCCCTGCCCGGGCAGCTACTTCCAGTGCGTGGACTACAGCGCGTTGCCCGCTGCGCAAGCAGCGATGGGCGACATGGAAATCAGCCAGTGGCTCACGCGCGAGATCGGCGTCGCGGCCATTCCGTTGTCGGCGTTCTACAGCGGCGGCAGCGACGCGAAGGTCATCCGCTTCTGCTTCGCGAAGAAGGATGAGACGCTGGATCTGGCGCTGGAGCGCTTGAAGAAACTCTGA